The Nitrospirota bacterium genome includes the window GCGATCCTGATGACGTTCAGGCCTATGCCGCCGGCGCCGACGACGCCGAGGGTCTTTCCCTTGAGGTCGAACCCCTTCAGGCCCTCTATGTCGAAGTCGTAGCGCAGCGTCTTCATGTACGCCTTGTGGATATTGCGCGAGATGGCGAGGATGAGCCCGAAGGTGTGCTCTGCCACGGTATTCTCGCCGTAAAAGGGAACGGTCGAGACCGGTATCTTCCTCTTCGCGCACTCTTTTACATCGATATGGTCGAACCCCGTCGACCTCGTCGCGATGAGCTTCAGCTTGGGGAGCTTTTTGATGACCTGCGCGTTCACCTTCGAGTAGATAAAGACCGAGAGGCACTCGATATGCTTCACCCGGTCCGCATTCTCCTCGGTAAGGGGGTCGGCATAGAACTCGAGCGCATGCTCCTTCAGCTTCTTTTTGAGATATTTCTTTTCCCAATCCTTGATCTCGAAGAAGGCGATTTTCATAGGAACATCTCCGGGCACTGCAAGGGTTTCTACTGAAGAGGCGAGAGCACGGCGGAAGAAAGAGACATCTTTTTTAAAAGTATAGCAGAGAATCGAGACAGCGCAAGTCAAACCCCTGATATCTGCGGAATATCACCGTGGCAGCCGGAGGGGGAGCGAGGCGAGGCATTTGGAGCGGCATGGGCAGCCCGAGCGGAGCCATGACGGCGGAGCGGGCTGCCCCGCCTCGGAGGACGGCGTGGATGCCGTCCGAGAATGAGCGAAAATGCCTCGCCTCGCTCCCCCTCCGGCTGCACGCGCACGCACTTCAGAAGTGCAGGAAGCACTGCGGGTCCTCGCCGAGGAAATCGTCGCTGCCCCGCGCCTGCGCAGCGGCGTAGGCGATCGCCCTGCAGCCCCTGCAGACCGCCCACCTGCTGCACCTGCCGCACTTCCCCTTGTACTTCCTCCTGTTCCTCAGCTGCTCCAGCACCGGCGAGACGGCCCAGAGCTCGCGGAGCGAATCCTCGCGCACGTTGCCGATGGGGATGGGCAGCCTCCTGCAAGGGGTAACCGTGCCGTCGGGCAGAATGGTCAGTCCCGACAACGCTGCAGCACACCCTCCGCAGGCAACGCTGCCGCCCTCACCCGTCTCTGCATCGAACGCCATCTGGGAGAATAAGGGGTCGCCCGATACCAGGGCGAGGTTGTCGGTCCCGAGGGACCGGAGAGCGGTGTACAGCCTCTTCACCCTCCCGGTATCGAGCATATCCGAGAGCAGGCCGGCGCCCCTCCCCGACGGGACGAGCCGCGAGAAGCCGAGCCGGTGGACGCCCATGGCCGAGGCGAGCGAGACGAGCCTCATGAACGAATCGGCATTCACCTCCGAAAGGGTGGTGTTGAGCGTCACCTCGATGCCTTCACCGAGGAGGTAGTGGACCCCCCTCAGGGCCGCGGCAAAACTGCCCTTGCCCCGGATACGCTCATGAACTGCTTCAGGTCCTTCGATGCTCACCTGGACGCCCTTCACGCCGAGCGCTGCGAGCATCCGCGCCCGCTCCATATCGATCATGGTGCCGTTCGAAAGGAGAAAGAGCTCGAATCCCCTGTCAGCGATCGTCTCGAGAACCTGCGCCAGATCGGGGCGGAGGAAGGGCTCTCCGCCGGTGAGGGTGAAGCTCGGCGCAATGCCGATGCCGTACGCCTCGGCCCAGTCCCCGAACATCTCGGCGGCTTCGCTCACCACGTCCGTTATCTCGTGAAGGGACAGCTCATCCGAGCGCCCGCCGGTCTGGTAGCAATGCCTGCACGAGAGGTTGCACCGCTCGGTAAGGTGCCACTGGACTATGAAGTCGTGCTCGTTCCCCGTAGGCATAAGTAACCGTTCAAACTGTTCAAGGCCGTTCAAACCGTTTGAACCGTTCAAGCGGTTTGAACGGCCTTGAATCTCTTGAGCCCTGTATCCTGACGTGAAAGGCGGATACGCTGCCGCCTGTTTTCCCCGGCGCACACCGTACCCGCCCTCATGGTTCGTGTTGCCGGACCGGCAACTTTACGATTTTCAACCCTTTCACTTCTGGCATACCTTGCCAGGACTATCCTTCATCGCTGCCTTTACCCGGTTCCAGTGGTCCGCCTCTTTGGCAAGGGCGGCCTTGCTCAGCGTCTTCTTCATCCTGCTTCACCTCCTTTCCCGACGGGCCCGCGCAACGCCCGTCCTTGTGATTGCATCCTACTGCTTCATATCCGTGATGTCAATACGCATCCGGGAGACTCCGTACCGAAACACCGCGCAACAATCCCTGGTGCTCTCTGCGCCCTTACTTAACTTGTAGCAAAAAAGAGAGTGGACCGCAAGCGGCAGAGAGATGCTGCGGCCGAAGCGCTTGCACCAGTGGCACGGTTTCTTGACGCCCCAGGACATGCCTGATACACTTTGTATTAGGACGGCACTGCATACAAGAGCAGCCCTGGACGCACGATCCTCGCCGCACCTCCTTTCCTGCACCCGCGCCTTTTTCCGTTCAAGCAGTCGCCATCGCTACGGTATGCGGTCATGCAACGAAACGCCTTCCCGCTCTTCTTCAGGGGAGAGGGGAAGAGACTCGAGAGAACCATATCCAGAAGCACAGAGGAGGCAGACCATGAAAGCAGTCGTGTTTCGCGGAATCGGCGACATCAGGATGGAGGAGGCGCCGGACCCGAAGATCGAGGCCCCCACCGACGCCGTTGTACGGCTCACCACAACCGCGATCTGCGGGACGGACCTGCATATGGTGCGCGGCACCATGGCGGGCATGGAGCCCGGCACCATCCTCGGTCATGAGGGAGTCGGCATCGTCGAGCAGGTGGGCTCCGCGGTCCGTAATCTCAGGGAGGGCGACCGGGTGGTCATCCCCTCGACCAT containing:
- a CDS encoding radical SAM protein, with the translated sequence MPTGNEHDFIVQWHLTERCNLSCRHCYQTGGRSDELSLHEITDVVSEAAEMFGDWAEAYGIGIAPSFTLTGGEPFLRPDLAQVLETIADRGFELFLLSNGTMIDMERARMLAALGVKGVQVSIEGPEAVHERIRGKGSFAAALRGVHYLLGEGIEVTLNTTLSEVNADSFMRLVSLASAMGVHRLGFSRLVPSGRGAGLLSDMLDTGRVKRLYTALRSLGTDNLALVSGDPLFSQMAFDAETGEGGSVACGGCAAALSGLTILPDGTVTPCRRLPIPIGNVREDSLRELWAVSPVLEQLRNRRKYKGKCGRCSRWAVCRGCRAIAYAAAQARGSDDFLGEDPQCFLHF